One Halobaculum sp. CBA1158 DNA segment encodes these proteins:
- the lpdA gene encoding dihydrolipoyl dehydrogenase — MVVGDISTGTDVAVIGAGPGGYVAAIRAAQQGLDTTLIEKDAYGGVCLNHGCIPSKAFIHGADVAHEAGNAEELGIYADPAVDVERMQRWKSGVVDRLTGGVEKLCKANGVNLVEGTATFADENKLRVAHEGAGQGSESIEFDHAVVATGSRPIQVPGFEFDGERVLSSRDLLAMESLPERLVVVGAGYIGMELSTMLAKLGTDVTVVEMLDDVLPGYEEDVQRIVRKRAEELGVEFHFGEGASGWEETAEGGVAVETETEAGETSEYLADQVLVAVGRAPVTDTLELENAGVEPNEDGFIETDHQARTDVDSIFAVGDVAGEPMLAHKASKEGIVAAEAAAGEPAALDYQAVPAAVFTEPEIATVGLTEDEAAAEGFEPAVGEMPFNASGRALTTTHTEGFVRIVADEETGFVLGGQIVGPDASELIAELALAVEMGATLEDVAATIHTHPTLAEATMEAAENAMGQAIHTLNR; from the coding sequence ATGGTCGTCGGAGACATCTCGACCGGAACGGACGTCGCCGTCATCGGGGCCGGTCCCGGGGGCTACGTCGCCGCGATCCGCGCGGCACAGCAGGGACTCGACACGACCCTCATCGAGAAGGACGCCTACGGGGGCGTCTGCCTCAACCACGGCTGCATCCCGTCGAAGGCGTTCATCCACGGCGCGGACGTCGCCCACGAGGCGGGTAACGCCGAGGAACTGGGCATCTACGCCGACCCGGCCGTCGACGTGGAGCGCATGCAGCGCTGGAAGAGCGGCGTCGTCGACCGTCTCACCGGCGGCGTCGAGAAGCTCTGTAAGGCCAACGGCGTCAACCTCGTCGAGGGAACGGCGACGTTCGCCGACGAGAACAAACTGCGCGTCGCCCACGAGGGCGCGGGGCAGGGCAGCGAGTCGATCGAGTTCGATCACGCCGTCGTCGCCACCGGGTCGCGGCCGATCCAGGTCCCCGGCTTCGAGTTCGACGGCGAGCGCGTGCTCTCCTCGCGCGACCTGCTCGCGATGGAGTCGCTCCCCGAGCGCCTCGTCGTCGTCGGCGCGGGCTACATCGGCATGGAGCTGTCGACGATGCTCGCGAAGCTCGGCACCGACGTGACGGTGGTGGAGATGCTCGACGACGTGCTCCCCGGCTACGAGGAGGACGTGCAACGGATCGTCCGCAAGCGCGCGGAGGAGCTCGGCGTCGAGTTCCACTTCGGCGAGGGCGCGAGCGGCTGGGAGGAGACCGCCGAGGGCGGCGTCGCCGTCGAGACCGAGACGGAGGCGGGCGAGACCTCGGAGTACCTCGCGGACCAGGTGCTCGTCGCGGTCGGTCGCGCTCCCGTTACCGACACCCTCGAACTGGAGAACGCCGGAGTGGAGCCGAACGAGGACGGGTTCATCGAGACGGACCACCAGGCCCGCACCGACGTGGACTCGATCTTCGCCGTCGGCGACGTGGCCGGCGAGCCGATGCTCGCGCACAAGGCAAGCAAAGAGGGGATCGTCGCCGCCGAGGCGGCCGCCGGCGAGCCCGCGGCGCTGGACTACCAGGCCGTGCCCGCGGCCGTCTTCACCGAACCGGAGATCGCCACGGTGGGGCTGACCGAGGACGAGGCCGCCGCCGAGGGCTTCGAGCCCGCCGTCGGCGAGATGCCGTTCAACGCCTCCGGCCGGGCGCTCACGACGACTCACACCGAGGGGTTCGTTCGGATCGTCGCCGACGAGGAGACGGGCTTCGTGCTCGGCGGGCAGATCGTCGGCCCCGACGCCTCCGAACTGATCGCCGAACTCGCGCTCGCCGTCGAGATGGGCGCGACGCTGGAGGACGTGGCCGCGACGATCCACACCCACCCGACGCTCGCGGAGGCGACGATGGAGGCCGCCGAGAACGCGATGGGGCAGGCGATCCACACGCTGAATCGGTAG
- a CDS encoding long-chain fatty acid--CoA ligase: MDWRQAEREYDPEVTRDSLAATFDASGREHADRVAQRYKGGVYDRSLARAGVVDAAPDGDYADLTYREMRDLVRRLSAGFRELGVTAGDRVGIFADTRMEWAHADFALLGAGAVVTTVYTSSSTDQVRHLLADPGASGVVVENRELLERVLAVEDDLDLEFVVLVDGGEHERDDVYTLGELHEIGAEVDPGDGWVIDRDIDDLASLIYTSGTTGTPKGAELSHRNFLANVDQCVRRFGDRPDKPDDVPVIDETAVTLSFLPLAHVFERLAGHFMMYSVGATVAYAESSDTLREDFGLVRPSTATSVPRVYEKLYAAIREQASESSVKERIFNWATGVGREHHRSDDPGVGLRMRYGLADRLVFSTVKEALGGNVDFFISGGGSLSADLCELYHGMGVPILEGYGLTETAPVVAVNSPEEPKVGTIGPPVHDVDVRVDEAVAGAVGGDDGTDGTVGELLVRGPNVFSGYRNLPEETEAAFTEIDGERWFRTGDVVEIRPDDYISFRERAKQLMKLSTGKYVPPGAIEDAFAASEYVEQAMVVGDSRKFVSAIVVPNLAAVRAWADGEGYDLPADDDALCRDDRVRELIQTEVDRVNEDFEAHETIKQFRVVAEEFSEENDLLTPTMKKKRRNILERYEDDIGSMYADD; this comes from the coding sequence ATGGACTGGCGGCAGGCCGAACGCGAGTACGATCCGGAAGTCACCCGGGACTCGCTGGCGGCGACCTTCGACGCGAGCGGCCGTGAGCACGCCGACCGAGTCGCCCAGCGCTACAAGGGCGGAGTGTACGATCGCTCGTTGGCCCGGGCGGGCGTCGTCGACGCCGCGCCCGACGGCGACTACGCCGACCTCACCTACCGCGAGATGCGCGACCTCGTCCGTCGGCTCTCGGCCGGCTTCCGCGAGCTCGGCGTGACCGCCGGCGACCGCGTCGGGATCTTCGCCGACACGCGCATGGAGTGGGCCCACGCCGACTTCGCGCTGCTGGGCGCGGGCGCGGTCGTCACGACCGTCTACACCTCGTCGTCGACCGATCAGGTCCGGCACCTCCTCGCGGACCCCGGCGCGTCCGGCGTCGTCGTCGAGAACCGGGAGCTACTCGAGCGGGTGCTGGCCGTCGAGGACGACCTCGACCTGGAGTTCGTCGTCCTCGTCGACGGCGGAGAACACGAGCGCGACGACGTGTACACGCTCGGCGAACTCCACGAGATCGGGGCCGAGGTCGACCCCGGCGACGGGTGGGTGATCGACCGCGACATCGACGACCTCGCGAGCCTCATCTACACCTCCGGCACCACCGGCACGCCGAAGGGCGCGGAGCTGAGCCACCGCAACTTCCTCGCGAACGTCGATCAGTGCGTCCGCCGCTTCGGCGACCGCCCGGACAAGCCCGACGACGTGCCGGTCATCGACGAGACCGCGGTCACGCTGTCGTTCCTCCCGCTGGCGCACGTGTTCGAGCGCCTCGCGGGGCACTTCATGATGTACTCCGTCGGCGCGACCGTCGCGTACGCGGAGTCGTCCGACACCCTCCGCGAGGACTTCGGGCTCGTGCGACCCTCGACGGCGACGAGCGTCCCCCGGGTGTACGAGAAGCTGTACGCCGCGATCCGCGAGCAGGCGTCCGAATCGAGCGTGAAGGAGCGAATCTTCAACTGGGCAACCGGCGTCGGTCGCGAACACCACCGATCCGACGACCCCGGCGTCGGACTCCGGATGCGCTACGGTCTGGCCGACCGCCTCGTCTTCTCGACGGTGAAGGAGGCGCTGGGCGGCAACGTCGACTTCTTCATCTCCGGCGGCGGGTCGCTGTCGGCGGACCTCTGCGAACTGTACCACGGGATGGGCGTCCCCATCCTCGAGGGGTACGGCCTCACGGAGACGGCCCCCGTCGTCGCGGTGAACTCCCCGGAGGAGCCGAAGGTCGGCACGATCGGCCCGCCGGTGCACGACGTGGACGTGCGCGTCGACGAGGCGGTGGCCGGGGCCGTCGGCGGCGACGACGGGACCGACGGCACGGTCGGCGAACTGCTCGTTCGCGGGCCGAACGTCTTCAGCGGCTACCGGAACCTCCCCGAGGAGACCGAGGCGGCGTTCACGGAGATCGACGGCGAGCGCTGGTTCCGCACCGGCGACGTGGTCGAGATCCGCCCGGACGACTACATCAGCTTCCGCGAGCGCGCCAAACAGCTCATGAAGCTCTCGACGGGCAAGTACGTCCCGCCGGGCGCGATCGAGGACGCCTTCGCGGCCTCCGAGTACGTCGAGCAGGCCATGGTCGTCGGCGACTCGAGGAAGTTCGTCTCGGCGATCGTCGTCCCGAACCTCGCGGCGGTGCGCGCGTGGGCCGACGGCGAGGGGTACGACCTCCCCGCGGACGACGACGCGCTGTGTCGCGACGACCGGGTACGGGAACTCATCCAGACGGAGGTCGACCGCGTCAACGAGGACTTCGAGGCCCACGAGACGATCAAGCAGTTCCGCGTCGTCGCCGAGGAGTTCTCCGAGGAGAACGACCTGCTCACGCCCACGATGAAGAAGAAGCGGCGCAACATCCTCGAGCGGTACGAGGACGACATCGGGAGCATGTACGCCGACGACTGA
- a CDS encoding MBL fold metallo-hydrolase, which translates to MEPGDVEPIPGCTDLYYLDTGMYDTANYGAVYLVDAERPAVIDTGIGTNREYLFDALDSLGITPEFVLPTHVHLDHAGGTGFLAERYPDATVMIHETGVDHLVDPERLVAGTKSAVGDQWRHYVEPEPVPADRIESLSGGETLDLGDRDLDVHHAPGHAPHQVIFHDRGDDVLFAADAAGIYIPELDRIEQTSPPSRFDLHGCQDDADTIRDLDPRYVCFGHFGPREFEDRLLAEYKRTLAEWVEAVRQKREELGDDEAVIEHFAANAPEDHIEVWGEEKAREEERLNTRGVLGYLDYKEKRGETV; encoded by the coding sequence ATGGAGCCCGGAGACGTGGAGCCGATACCCGGCTGTACGGACCTCTACTACCTCGACACCGGGATGTACGACACGGCCAACTACGGCGCGGTGTACCTCGTCGACGCCGAACGCCCCGCCGTCATCGACACCGGGATCGGGACCAACCGCGAGTACCTGTTCGACGCGCTCGACAGCCTCGGGATCACCCCCGAGTTCGTCCTCCCGACGCACGTCCACCTCGATCACGCCGGCGGGACGGGCTTTCTCGCCGAGCGCTACCCCGACGCGACGGTGATGATCCACGAGACGGGCGTCGACCACCTCGTCGATCCCGAGCGACTCGTCGCCGGCACCAAGTCCGCCGTCGGCGACCAATGGCGACACTACGTCGAGCCCGAGCCGGTGCCGGCCGACCGGATCGAGTCGCTCTCGGGCGGCGAGACGCTCGATCTGGGCGACCGCGACCTCGACGTGCACCACGCGCCGGGGCACGCCCCGCACCAGGTGATCTTCCACGACCGCGGCGACGACGTGCTGTTCGCCGCCGACGCCGCCGGGATCTACATCCCCGAACTCGACCGGATCGAGCAGACCTCCCCGCCCTCGCGGTTCGACCTCCACGGCTGTCAGGACGACGCGGACACGATCCGCGACCTCGACCCGCGGTACGTCTGCTTCGGCCACTTCGGCCCCCGTGAGTTCGAGGACCGACTGCTCGCGGAGTACAAGCGCACCCTCGCCGAGTGGGTCGAGGCAGTCCGACAGAAACGCGAGGAGTTGGGCGACGACGAGGCAGTGATCGAGCACTTCGCCGCGAACGCCCCCGAGGACCACATCGAGGTGTGGGGCGAGGAGAAGGCCCGCGAGGAGGAGCGACTGAACACGCGCGGCGTCCTCGGCTACCTCGACTACAAGGAGAAGCGCGGCGAGACGGTCTGA